The following coding sequences are from one Patagioenas fasciata isolate bPatFas1 chromosome 23, bPatFas1.hap1, whole genome shotgun sequence window:
- the TAS1R3 gene encoding taste receptor type 1 member 3 yields MVPKLLLCLSFAYTAALKPTCLSAQFRKPGDYILGGLFPFGMDAGNLTARSEPTLVVCERLFAEGLIWALGMKFAIDQINNSTSLLPGVTLGYDMWDTCSEPLVALQPALLFLTQNGTAGIGVLCNYTDYQPRVTAVIGPHSSDLCLVTAKLFSSFLIPQVSYGASSERLGNTESFPSFYRTVPSDTSLVEAVVLLLNEFGWNWVGSIGSDNEYGRGAQGLFISVAGNHNICVAFEGLIPTDLADPNAQKQLEDTIKTINKTKVNIIVLFTFSQAAQALLEHSIRMGLSEKVWIGTETWLLSDIPTSIPNIQSIGTVLGFIMKAGTVPGFQKYVADLFTSVQQDEFCQESRKSSRLVAPDGTDTHCEQCDHVSLADVSSALSHSRIQPVYAAVYSVAAALHRALGCARPPCPRAPVRPWQLLHFMNSFPFEVNGQRFRFDQSHSINTGYKLIFWSWKNSTLTYQPVGDYGDSLYINKSQIQFHTADQKEPTSECFRHCEPGQFRQLKGSQLCCYDCTDCPENTFWSTEDSSSCTRCPQHQWAPARSTRCHDRGHRYLFWNEPLTVALLLLMSLTASLSCGAAALFYKNLDTPLVQVSGGKRSLFALFSLLLLSLSCCLYIGKPSNQLCAIQQMVCALCLNGCFSTFFVKSLEIVLVTEFPRCVPTFLPWVTQRRAWLLVALCLLTQGLFCFFYLHLGPDYSVSDYTSLPTEVLLVCHTRSWVAFALMHGYNGCLALVCLLCTFMIQTVGKTYNIARGITFAVLSYFIIWIFFVAFFATLKTVLRSVTQIGTILATSLGISGTYYIPKCYIILFKPDLNTVDYFQHSIKEEPEKDSQ; encoded by the exons ATGGTCCCCAAGCTGCTGCTGTGCTTGAGCTTTGCTTACACAGCGGCGCTCAAACCCACCTGCCTGTCGGCCCAGTTCCGAAAGCCAGGGGATTACATCCTGGGGGGCTTGTTCCCATTTGGAATGGACGCGGGAAACCTGACGGCACGATCCGAGCCCACGTTAGTGGTGTGTGAAAG GTTATTTGCAGAAGGGCTGATATGGGCTCTTGGGATGAAGTTCGCTATCGATCAGATCAACAACTCCACGTCGCTGCTCCCGGGAGTGACGCTGGGCTACGACATGTGGGACACCTGCTCCGAGCCGCTGGTGGCCCTGCAGCCCGCTTTGCTATTTCTGACCCAAAACGGCACGGCGGGCATCGGCGTCCTCTGCAACTACACCGACTACCAGCCGCGCGTCACCGCGGTCATCGGGCCACACAGCTCAGATCTCTGCCTTGTCACAGCCAAACTGTTCAGCTCCTTCTTGATCCCACAG GTCAGCTACGGAGCCAGCAGCGAGAGGCTCGGCAACACGGAGTCGTTCCCGTCCTTCTACCGCACCGTCCCCAGCGATACGAGCTTGGTGGAAGCCGTGGTCCTGCTGCTGAACGAGTTTGGATGGAACTGGGTCGGCAGCATCGGAAGCGACAACGAGTACGGCCGAGGAGCCCAGGGGCTCTTCATAAGCGTAGCTGGAAATCACAACATCTGTGTCGCGTTTGAGGGGCTCATTCCTACAGACCTTGCAGACCCCAATGCCCAAAAGCAACTAGAAGATACCATTAAGACAATTAACAAGACCAAAGTCAACATCATTGTCCTTTTTACCTTTAGCCAGGCAGCCCAGGCCCTGCTGGAACACAGCATCAGGATGGGACTGAGCGAGAAAGTCTGGATTGGCACCGAAACCTGGCTATTGTCTGACATACCCACCTCCATCCCAAACATTCAGAGCATCGGGACAGTTTTAGGGTTTATTATGAAAGCAGGCACAGTCCCCGGCTTCCAGAAATACGTTGCCGACCTCTTTACCTCCGTTCAGCAGGACGAATTTTGCCAGGAGTCGCGCAAATCCAGCCGCCTCGTGGCCCCCGACGGGACGGACACGCATTGCGAACAGTGCGACCACGTCTCGCTGGCCGACGTCTCGTCCGCGCTGAGCCACTCGCGCATACAGCCGGTTTACGCCGCAGTTTACAGCGTGGCGGCCGCGCTGCACCGCGCGCTGGGCTGCGcccgccccccgtgtccccgggcACCCGTCAGACCTTGGCAG CTGCTGCACTTCATGAATAGCTTCCCGTTCGAGGTGAACGGCCAGAGATTCAGGTTTGATCAATCCCACAGCATCAACACCGGCTACAAGCTGATATTCTGGTCCtggaaaaacagcaccctgaccTATCAGCCTGTAGGTGACTATGGAGATTCCTTGTACATCAACAAGTCCCAGATCCAGTTTCACACCGCTGATCAAAAG GAGCCGACATCAGAGTGTTTCAGACATTGTGAACCAGGACAATTCAGACAACTAAAAgggtcccagctctgctgctatGACTGTACAGATTGTCCAGAAAACACCTTCTGGAGCACTGAAG ACAGCTCCAGCTGCACCCGCTGCCCGCAGCACCAGTGGGCACCCGCCCGCAGCACACGCTGCCACGACCGCGGCCACAGGTACCTGTTCTGGAACGAGCCGCTGACcgtggcgctgctgctgctgatgtCCCTGACCGCCTCCCTGAGCTGCGGGGCAGCAGCGCTCTTCTACAAGAACCTCGACACCCCCCTCGTGCAGGTTTCGGGGGGCAAACGGAGCCTCTTTGCCTTGTTCTCGCTCCTGCTGCTGTCTCTCAGCTGCTGCCTGTACATAGGGAAGCCCAGTAACCAGCTTTGCGCCATCCAGCAGATGGTCTGCGCCCTCTGCCTCAATGGTTGCTTCTCCACCTTCTTCGTCAAGTCCCTGGAGATCGTGCTGGTGACGGAATTCCCTCGCTGTGTCCCCACCTTCTTGCCCTGGGTGACCCAGCGCCGGGCCTGGCTCCTCGTCGCCTTGTGCCTCCTCACCCAGGGCTTGTTCTGCTTCTTCTACCTTCACTTGGGACCCGACTATTCCGTGTCCGACTACACGTCCCTGCCCACGGAGGTGCTGCTGGTGTGTCACACGCGGTCCTGGGTCGCCTTCGCCCTCATGCACGGCTACAACGGCTGCCTGGCCCTGGTCTGTCTGCTCTGCACCTTCATGATCCAGACGGTGGGTAAGACGTACAACATCGCCAGGGGCATCACGTTCGCCGTCCTCAGCTATTTCATCATCTGGATATTCTTCGTTGCTTTT